GGCCCAGGTCTCGATGGCCAACGCGCCGAAGCTCTACAAGGCGCTCCTCGACGCCCTGGAGTACCGCGGGACCGCGTTCGTCCAGAGCTTCACCCCCTGCCAGCCCGAGCACGGCGTCGGCGACGACGTCTCCACGCTCCAGTCGCAGCGGGCCCGGGACTGCCGGATGATCCCGGAGTTCACGTACAACCCGGGCAAGGGCGAGACCTACCGCGAGGCGATCGAGGTCAAGGGGAACCCCGCGTTCGACAAGGACTGGTGGGAGACGACCCTGAAGTCGACGGGCGAGAAGGTCCGGTACACGGTCGCCCACTACGCCGTCACCGAGGCGCGGTTCCGCCAGCACGTGCGGAGGACGACGCCGGAGAAGGCGTCGGGGATGATCGCGCTGGAGGACGTCCTCGTCCTCCTCACCCAGGACGACGTCGTCAAGCGGAGGGTCTTCGACCCGAAGAGCCCCGTCTTCGTCCCGGACTTCGGGGTCTTCGTCAAGGCCGAGGACGGCGACGGGCAGCCGGGCTACTACGCCCTCTCGCGGCAGATGGTCCTCCTCTGCGTGGAGCGGCGGAAGGCCTGGCGGCTCCTGCAGGGGAAGGCCGGCGTCGAGAACAGGGAGTACCGGGCGCAGCGCGCGCTCCTCGCCCGCCTCGCCAAGGGAGAGCTGACCCGGGACGACCTCACCAAGGGCGGCGCGATGCTCCTGAAGGAGGAGCTCGCGAAGCCCGCGCAAGGATGAAAGGAGAGCCCATGGAGAGAACCGGCGTCATCACGTACCTCGGCGGCCCGCTGACGCTCGTCGGCCCGGAGGTCGAGGCCGGCGACCGGGCCCCCGACTTCACGGTCCTCGACAACGGCCTCGGCGCCAAGACGCTCGCGGACTTCGCGGGCAAGACGCTCGTCATCAGCGTCACGCCGTCGCTCGACACCCCGATCTGCGACGCGCAGCTGCGCCGGTTCAACGACGAGGCGGCCAGGATCGGCGACGACGTCGCCGTCCTGAACGTCAGCATGGACCTGCCGTTCGCGAACAAGCGGTTCTGCTCGGTCGCCGGCATCGAGAAGGCGCTCACCCTGA
Above is a window of Deltaproteobacteria bacterium PRO3 DNA encoding:
- a CDS encoding thiol peroxidase, which produces MERTGVITYLGGPLTLVGPEVEAGDRAPDFTVLDNGLGAKTLADFAGKTLVISVTPSLDTPICDAQLRRFNDEAARIGDDVAVLNVSMDLPFANKRFCSVAGIEKALTLSDHRDASFGTAYGVLIKELRLLARAIFVVGKDGVVKHAEIVPEVTHHPDYDKALAAAR